Proteins encoded in a region of the Rutidosis leptorrhynchoides isolate AG116_Rl617_1_P2 chromosome 9, CSIRO_AGI_Rlap_v1, whole genome shotgun sequence genome:
- the LOC139866193 gene encoding uncharacterized protein, protein MNFFCSNMANESSPSQNDIVRCPFLRNINEPTNFSFSPSMAFPLPARETKGPIFEDGPNFDMAYRLFHGQNGVVPLSEGSLKFPQKVKPENVSQQFNPLAAKAATISLAGFGGAFGFDAFNDMFKNQQKKHKSKKDSSQKGDSNHEAMGEEWLKSGNCPIAKSYRAVSNVLPLVAKALKPPSGIKYQCPPAIVAARAAIARTAFAKNLRPQPLPAKVLAIGVLGMAVNVPLGVWREHTKKFSPSWFVAVHAAVPFIGMLRKSVLMPKTAMAFTIAASILGQVIGSRAERYRLKAISASPPPALTETYCGFEPVGINLGGSYPAGVTGGHCGENVEWKSTSIQVARPSA, encoded by the exons ATGAATTTTTTCTGTAGTAATATGGCCAATGAATCTTCACCCTCACAGAATGATATTGTCCGTTGCCCCTTTTTGCGCAACATCAATGAACCAACCAACTTCTCATTTTCTCCGTCCATGGCCTTCCCATTGCCT GCCCGGGAAACCAAAGGTCCTATATTCGAGGATGGTCCCAATTTTGATATGGCGTATAGGCTCTTCCATGGACAAAATGGTGTCGTTCCCCTTTCTGAGGGATCATTGAAATTTCCCCAAAAGGTGAAGCCCGAAAACGTGTCTCAGCAGTTTAATCCTTTAGCCGCAAAAGCTGCTACTATCAGTCTCGCAGGTTTTGGTGGGGCCTTTGGTTTTGATGCATTCAACGACATGTTTAAGAATCAACAAAAGAAACATAAATCTAAAAAAGACTCTTCTCAG aaaGGAGACTCAAACCACGAGGCAATGGGAGAAGAGTGGCTAAAAAGTGGGAATTGTCCGATTGCCAAATCATATAGGGCGGTGAGTAACGTTCTACCACTTGTGGCCAAGGCACTTAAACCTCCATCAGGCATAAAGTACCAGTGTCCGCCAGCAATCGTGGCGGCTCGGGCGGCAATAGCTCGAACCGCCTTTGCAAAAAACCTCAGACCACAACCTTTGCCCGCAAAGGTACTAGCAATTGGAGTACTAGGTATGGCAGTTAATGTCCCATTAGGAGTATGGCGCGAACACACCAAGAAATTTTCACCTTCGTGGTTTGTAGCAGTTCATGCAGCAGTTCCTTTTATAGGCATGCTCAGAAAGTCTGTTTTGATGCCGAAAACCGCTATGGCGTTCACAATTGCAGCGTCTATTTTAGGGCAGGTTATTGGATCTCGAGCTGAACGGTACCGTTTGAAAGCTATTTCTGCTAGTCCTCCTCCAGCTTTGACTGAAACTTATTGTGGGTTTGAGCCGGTAGGGATCAATTTGGGCGGGTCTTATCCAGCCGGAGTTACAGGTGGGCACTGTGGTGAAAATGTCGAGTGGAAATCCACTTCTATACAGGTTGCAAGGCCATCCGCTTAA